The following are from one region of the Amycolatopsis lurida genome:
- a CDS encoding MFS transporter → MTAVVNEDTWTARRINRTALITMVVMVLAWAVDYIDRFSIGMALPMIGAEFELSKTEQGWLVTVFALVYMVCQIPAGFLADRYGSRGPMLVTLLLWSAFTAMTGMAGTFGMLLVVRGLFGVCQGLFPAASFKAIAERTTPGNRATVTGVMLSAGGIGAGLAPLIVGPLLMAVGWRHTFFWMAGVGALIGVAVWTILPKALPERLSSLPRDVVKTPEVSRKQVLKSPVIWKFTLLFCVTNMLNYGMITWVPSYLLESRGLSLSQTGVLAAIPMLVSIGTTILGGWLFDRYFHDHGRWYLGSISLVTVVLLTLMVNADSTTEFTVYETLALAVFGMATMAVFGLPLRVLPTAVTGIGMGVMNFGGQVAGAVAPVAMGWLADTFSYTAAFGFLIGTTFLTAVMAFWVPQNPAQFSFAPAETSTGS, encoded by the coding sequence GTGGTGATGGTGTTGGCGTGGGCGGTCGACTACATCGATCGGTTCTCGATCGGGATGGCGCTGCCGATGATCGGCGCCGAGTTCGAGCTCAGCAAGACCGAACAGGGCTGGCTCGTCACCGTGTTCGCGCTGGTGTACATGGTCTGCCAGATCCCGGCGGGCTTCCTCGCCGACCGGTACGGCTCGCGGGGGCCGATGCTGGTCACGCTGCTGCTCTGGTCGGCGTTCACCGCGATGACCGGGATGGCGGGCACCTTCGGCATGCTGCTCGTCGTCCGTGGCCTTTTCGGTGTGTGCCAAGGACTTTTCCCGGCGGCGTCGTTCAAGGCGATCGCCGAACGGACCACCCCCGGTAATCGCGCGACGGTGACCGGCGTGATGCTGTCCGCGGGCGGTATCGGCGCCGGCCTGGCGCCGCTGATCGTCGGCCCGCTGCTGATGGCGGTCGGCTGGCGGCACACGTTCTTCTGGATGGCGGGGGTCGGCGCGCTCATCGGCGTCGCGGTGTGGACGATCCTGCCCAAGGCACTGCCCGAAAGGCTGAGCAGCCTTCCGCGCGACGTGGTGAAAACCCCCGAGGTTTCCCGGAAACAAGTGCTGAAGTCCCCGGTGATCTGGAAGTTCACCCTGCTGTTCTGTGTCACCAACATGCTCAACTACGGGATGATCACCTGGGTGCCCAGCTATTTGCTGGAGTCGAGGGGGTTGTCGTTGAGCCAAACCGGGGTACTGGCCGCGATCCCGATGCTGGTCAGCATCGGCACGACCATCCTCGGCGGCTGGCTGTTCGACCGGTACTTCCACGATCACGGCCGCTGGTACCTCGGCTCGATCTCGCTGGTGACCGTGGTGCTGCTGACGTTGATGGTGAACGCGGACAGCACTACGGAGTTCACCGTCTACGAGACGCTCGCCCTCGCTGTCTTCGGCATGGCGACGATGGCCGTTTTCGGCCTGCCGCTGCGCGTACTGCCCACGGCGGTCACCGGGATCGGCATGGGGGTGATGAACTTCGGCGGTCAGGTGGCGGGCGCCGTCGCCCCGGTGGCGATGGGCTGGCTCGCCGACACTTTCTCCTACACCGCCGCGTTCGGTTTCCTCATCGGCACCACCTTCCTCACCGCCGTGATGGCGTTCTGGGTGCCGCAGAACCCGGCGCAGTTTTCGTTCGCTCCGGCGGAAACCAGCACCGGATCTTGA